Within the Candidatus Reidiella endopervernicosa genome, the region ACAAGCAATTCTACGCTTGGTGTTATTCGAGGTGGTTTTCCAGCGCTAGTTGATCTGGAAAATGGAAAGAAGCCACTTAGGTCGGCAATGTTTTTTAATGAGCTTGATCACTCGATTAGCTTTGGTGAGATAGCTGTCGAGAATTATCTTAATCATGAAGAAGGGCGATTGCTGACATCTCTGAAAAGCGTCCTGGGAACATCGACGATGAACGCTTCCTCGGTGATTTTTAATCAGCATAAGTCATTTAAAGAGATTATTGGTTTTTATGTTGCCCATGTAAAATCGATTGGTGAATCACTTGTAGAAGCAGAGTTGTCCAATGTGGTTGTGGGTCGTCCAGTACATTTTAATGACCGAGATTCAAAAAAAGATAAAGCGGCTGAAAATGTACTAAGAGAAGTGTTTGTTGAGCAGGGATTTAAGGATATTGAGTTCCAGTTTGAGCCAATTGCTGCTGCGAAAACGTTTGGCCATGAAAATACAGCGGATAAGCTGGCCATGATTGTCGATATTGGTGGCGGTACGTCCGATTTCAGTATAGTAAGAACAGGAGACGATGCCGATGGATCATCTGGCGACATTGTTGCTACTGCAGGAATTCATATAGGCGGTACAGATATAGATCAGGTGATCGCCTTACATAAGGTAATGTCTAAGCTTGGTATGGGTGGGACGATGATATCGTCTTCAGGAAAAGAGTTGCCATTACCAAAGTCCTATTTTTATGACATGACAATGTGGCATTTGGTGAGCCAGCTCTACAGTCCAGGAACAGTAAGGAAGATAAAGGATACTTTTCGATATGCCTGCAATATGGATGAGGTGACCAAGTTTTTACAGGTTATCGAAAAACAGGATGGGCATAGGGTGTTAGCAAGTTGTGAGAGCGCCAAAATTGATTTGGTTAGTCATGGTGAGGCACAGATAGATCTTGAATTTGTTGAGACTGGTTTTTCCATATGTTTGTCTCATTCGGATTTGAAGGGTTTGATAATCGAGAAAATTAATAGCGTGCTTAATGAAATAAAATCGATGCTCAAGTCTGTCGGGCTTAGTGGTGATGAAGTCGATGTTATTTATTACACGGGTGGAACAACTAAGATAGATTTTATTAAAAATAGAATCGGTGCCTTGTTTAGAAATGCTCGTACGGTTGAAGGTGATGCATTTGGAAGTGTAGGAACTGGTCTTACTTACGATGCCATGGAGAAATTTAAGTAGATACTAGTCTCAAGCTGAGAGGCGTGGTTTGGTTGTTCATGGAGTGATCAAGCAGGCTAGATTTCTATGATATAAGACGGGTTAATCGTTTGAAATAGATCGCAAGTCAGGTGTTTTGATCGGGTATATCAGTAAGGTGGATTGATTAGTGCTATTCCGGTTTGGTTAGGGTTGTCGTTTTATATGCAACTCTTTTCTTGTTATAATACAAAGCGTTATTCGTCGATACACGGATTTAGATATCAATACCAAAAAAACAATTATTACTTATGGGACATTCGATATGTTCCATCAGGGCCATTTGCGGCTGCTGAAACGTGCCAAGGCGTTAGGTGACTACCTTATAGTGGGTGTTACTGACGAAAACTATGACCGCTCACGTGGCAAATTGAATGTTATCGAAAGCACGCAGAAGCGGGTGCAGGCAATCGAGGCGTTGGATATTGTCGACAAGGTCATTATGGAGAAACACAAAAAGCAAAAAGCGGAAGATATGGTGAAATATGATGTTGATATTTTTGCCATTGGCGATGATTGGGAGGGTGTGTTTGATTACCTGAATGAATACACCCACGTTGAATACCTTCCTCGTACAAAGGGTATATCCAGCACCTTGCTGAGACGAGACAACTTTGACCTTATAAAGTTGGGTGTTGTTGGTCTTGGTCGTGATACTAAAGCCTTTATAGATGAGGCTAAACATGTGCCAAATCTAAAGGTCAATCGGATCTATTCGCCTGACTTGCCAGCCTTAAAGAAATTTACCCAAAACAATGAAAGCATAAGGTATGGTCACGACAATTACGATGAGTTCTTAGATACAAGTATTGTTGCGGTCTATATTGATACTGCGCTAGAAAAACATTATCCGCTTATCAAAAAAGCATTAATAGCCAAAAAGCATGTGTTGTGCGAGAACCCTCTTGCACTGAATAAAAGTGAACTAATAGAGTTGCTCTCATTGGCGAAGAAAGAGAGGGTTCTACTGCTTTCTGCGCTCAAGACTGCGTTTTTGCCTGCCTTTAATCAGCTGTTGACTGAGTTGAATAAAGGAATAATTGGTGATGTTAAAGAGGTTAGAGCGACACGTACTTCACTTTATAAAGAGAAAGATTATCCCGACACCTTTATGGCTCAAGGTGCCACCAATATTTTGTCTTCTTACCCCTCCTTGTTGGTCAATAAGATTTTAGGAGAAAGCAAAGATATAACTTTTTTTGATCAGGGTAATGAAGGTTATGATGTTTCCAATCTTATTATCAGTAAACATAAAGGTGGTGCTGTCGGGATATCGAACGTAGCTACTGGAATTAAGTCGGAAGGTGACGCAGTGATCTCTGGGACAAAGGGTTATGTTTATATCCCTGCGCCATGGTGGTTAACAAAGCAGTTTCATGTGCGCTTTGAAGATGAAAATAAAAGCCAAACATTCAAATATGAGTTCGATGGCTGCGGGCTGCGCTATATGATTGCAGAATTTGCTTCGTTGATCCAAAGAGGTAAGCGTAAATCTAGTATGTTGTCGCCTAAAGATATGATCGGAATTAATAGGGTTCTTTTGGAATATAACGAAAGAAAATTTAAGGAATTGGGGAAGGCTTGAATATGATTTTTGAAGATTACGCTATTTTCACCCCAGGTCCCGTAAAGATGTCTGAAGAGATACTGCAGGTGGGTGCTAAGCAGACGCCCTACTTTAGAAATAGTGAGTTTTCGGATGTGACCTTCGCCTGTGAAAACGGGCTGTTAGATATGGTCAATGCTCCAGAGGGTTCAAAGGTCATTTTCTTAACGGCGTCGGGTACTGCAGGTATGGAGTCTGCGGTGATGAATTTACTCCATAAAGACGATAATGCTTTAGTGGTCAATGGTGGTGGATTTGGTGCACGATTTGTCGATATTTGTGCCACACATGAGATACCGCATACTAACTTCAAGGTTAACAATACTAATCTAACCGACATTGAGCGTTTAGCGCCAGATGATAATTACACGGCGCTAGTCGTTAATGCACACGAAACATCTGTTGGCCACCTTTATGATTTGGATGCTATGGGTGACTATGCGATTAAAAATGAGATGCTCTACATTGTAGATGCGATCTCTATGCTGGTGACCGATCCGCTCGATATGCAGCAGTCAAACATCGACGTTGTTATTGCAAGTTCTCAAAAAGGTCTGGCCTTGCCGCCTGGGCTTACCATGGTGGTGCTTTCCCCTAACGCACTAGAAAACTTACAAGATATCAATTCTCTGTACTTTAACTATAAAGATTATCTGGTTAATGGTGAAAGAGGGCAAACCCCCTATACACCGGCTGTTACGATAATGTTGCAACTGCAGGCGAGACTCAATCAAATAAGCAGGCGTGGTGGTGTGGAACAGAGTATCGCGAGTGCAAAAGAGGTCGCTAACTACTTTAGGGAAAGCATAAAGGCGTTACCGTTAAAAGAATATACACCCTATATGCCAAATGCGATGACCACCCTAACCCCAACCGATGGAAAATCGGCAATGGACATCGTTAATGCTTTAGAAGAAAACTACAAAGTTATGGTTTGTCCTAATGGTGGTGCGGAGCGTGATGTTGTCTTTAGGGTCTCCCATATGGGTGAAATGACAAAGGAATATACCGACATACTCATTGATGCCTTGCATGAATATTATGCTGTGGTTAGAGCATAGCGGTATAGCCTGATGATAGACCCTCAGGTTTTACGTAAAGCCCAGTTGATTATGCTCGATATGCTAATCGAGTTTGATGCAATATGTAAAAAGCACCAGCTTCAGTATTGGTTGGATTCTGGAACATTATTAGGCGCAGTTCGTCATCAGGGTTTTATACCGTGGGATGATGATATAGATCTTTCGATGCCCATCGAGGATTATAACGAATTCTTGAAAATAGCTGAAAGTGAGCTTTCGAGTGATATATTTCTTCAAACATCCATAACCGATAAAAACTTCAAATTTGATTACATTAAACTACGTTCTAATAAGGCTCGGATTGTAGAGTTTCACGAACAAGAGAGCGATGTAAATTACCACCAGGGCGTATTTGTCGATATTTTTCCAATGCTTGCCATAGAAAATACAGAGGAAAATAAGGACTATTACGACAGGACGCTTAAAGCGATAAGAGAACTCTCAGCTACAAGCCTGCACACACCAGATGGAAAGGATGATCCTCTAACCAGAGCTACCCTGGCTTCATCTTTAAAACAAATGCACCAGGGGTGGGAATACGATCATTCAAAGGTTATCTATAGCGGTGAAATGCCGGATGTGGCTGCCTGGTTTGATATTGCAGAGGTTTTTCCTCTTTCTACGCTGGAGTTTGAAGGGCTATCTTTCTCTGCTCCAAAAAATGCAGATCACTATCTGGATGCGATCTACAGCTTCGACTATAGGCAGCTACCACCGGAAGATAAGCGAGTGATTCATGCGCATAGCATAGAGTTATCTCCTTGAGTTCTTTTGTCGTGAGCGTCCATCTATCTATCTATACACAGCAAATTATGTGTGTCTCTCCAATCAGGAAAAGGGTAGTCAATGATCCTCTCCATTATCAACGTTAGAATCTATATTCCATAAGCATTCAACCGACGCGTACAAAAACGCGGTTCACCACCGCTGACCGCCATGGATAGCGAAGCGAAGGCGGTTAGTCCGCGATAGTCGACGCCGTCTGCCTATTCGTAGTTGAGAGCGCGAGCGGACGACGAAGAAGATGCAGCAGCGGCTTTATGTCGGCGTAGAGTCACTGAGGGAGTTGTGTAGAGCCGCGAAGAGGTGATTACGCAACGTACGCAGGACGGTCGGGGCGCCGTAGGCATAAACGGTCGCGTTAAGTTTTTGCTGTTTGCTTGGGCTTGGATGCCCAAAACAAACTTTCGCAAAATAGCGACTCCCGGTTCTCAATGAATGATTTCACAAATGTGCGATCTGATGCTTTCATTCTGCCTCAACAACAGCCGCCTTCTTCAGCGCTCTTAAAACAGTAAATCCCTTCGAATAGTGTAGAAAGTGGAATTCTTGCTCAATTCGGCTAGAATGTTAGCATTTACTAATATACTCAGGCTGATAATAGGGACAATCCGATGCCGCAACAGCAAACTACAAATTATGATGGTCAGTCACAGGGCGACGATAACGCCGAACAGACTGGTCTAATCGCACATGAATCTACGCAGTCTGTATCGACGGTTATACCTTTTAACGAAGAGATCACTACTGCAAAGAATCGTCTGCATCTGCTGCTCGAACGTCTGAGCGAGGATAGTGTCGAGCTACGCCGACGTCTTGATCTGCTAGAGCCGAGACAGGTCGAGGCAGAGCAGGCGCTGCGCCAGCATCTCGCAGAGCTTGAGACTCTTACCGAAACGACCCGCGCTATAAGCTCCACTCTGCAGACAGTTGAGGAAGGACAGGGACAGCTCAAAGAGCAGACCGCTGCGGAATTTAAAGAGCTGTTTCTCGCTTTGGAAAAAATAGACCACCGCGTCGTCGCGCTTGAACCGACGCCCGCCAAGGTTCGTCTGCTTGATGAAAAACTAAGTCGTGTTGATGAACAATTAAACAAGAGCACTGAGGAGCTATTTGCTCAGACTAACGAGCTAGGGCGTAGGAGCGATCGCAACGAAAGTTATATAAGTGACCTCAAGCGACGAAACTATAAGCTTGAAGAGTTTACCCATCATCTGAGCGTTGCCAGTAAACGATTGGGGCAGTCGTTCAGTTTCCGCAGCCGTCTGTTTGGCGCGGGTTTGGCGCTGGTATTACTGGCGCTTCTTACATTGGGTTACCTGTTCGATCAGGAGCATCAGCTGAACGAATTGCAGCAACTTCATCAAGCCTCTAACCAAGCCCTCATTCAAACCAATCGTGAGGCACTCACGGCACAGAATGAGAACATTAAATCGATTGAGCAGAGTATTAACCCAAGCTTCGACGTAAATTCTAGTGCGATTACCATTGCCGTGCACGATAGTGACTGGGTGTTGTTGCAAAAACCTGAGCAGATGACCATCGAACTCTACGGCACTCGCAACAAGTCAGAGGCCTTTAACTATATCCGTAAGGTGCAGTCTCTGCTGGTTGAACCGGTCTCATATGTGAAGACAGAGCTCCGTGGGCGCGACTGGTATGTGGTGCTCTATGGTATCTATGCAACTGAGGTTGAGGGTAGGGCGATGATGAGCGTGTTGCCATCGGTATTACGACAGCAGAACCCAACCGTTCGTCAGTTTGGTTGGATACAGCAGCTGCTTTAACCAAATTAACGACAACAATGGACTGACGGACTGGGAAGGAGTCACAGTTCATCAGTTATTTTATCGGGTGTTTCGTTTGACCACAGTCATATTTAATTGAGTGGAGTAGAGACATCGGCGTTAGATCGTATTTCTTACTAATAATAGGGTAATCTCTGTTCTGGAGCCGATAGTCGCGGTATCTGTTTTTACCAGTAATTGCTATGGATAAGCCCTGTTATGACTCTATCTGTTAGTCCTGTTATTCATCAAGAAATTGAGGTTGTGCGTGTCGAAGTAGAGGATTTTGAGCTCATCAAATCACTCTACTATTCGAGTGATCTCTATCACTACGAACAGATGCCTAATGAGTTCAGAATGCCAGGTGATATTTCAGAGCACTGCACCCTTGAAGGATTCAATGCGCTGTATTCAAGCAGTGACTATGTGATGCTGATGGCAAGAGTTGATGGTGATGTCTGCGGAATCGTCTCAGGTTCTTTAATCGACCAGAAATCATTGATTCATAAGAGCCGTTTGGTTGGTTATATCGATGAGCTATCTGTAGCTAAGCCATTCCGAAGGATTGGTGTGGCTCAAATGCTTGTCGCCGAAATTGAGTGCTATTTTCAGAAACTTGGTGCCGAGGAGATGGTGCTCTCTGTTTATGAGTTTAATGACTCCGCATTAGATCTCTATGCGAAGCTTGGATATCAGAGCAAGCTGAAAAAACTATCGAAGTCGTTATCTTGACGGTCGTAGAATTTAACATCGAAAGTTGTTTGTATGACTTGTTGCTGAGTGATGTTTTATGAATCTCGAATTGGTGTTGCTGTGGTTTGTTACGCTACTGCCCATAGTCATTAGTCCGGGTCCAGCCAACATTCTCTATGCCGCATCAGGCAGTGCCTTTGGGGTGCGTGGGACAGTCCCGTTTTGGCTGGGTACCAATATCACGAGTGTGTTCCAGACATTGGCTGTCGGCTTCGGTCTTAACTATCTGATCACGCGTTTTCCAGGAATTCTTGATGCGATACGGTACGTGGGTATCGCATTTCTACTCTATCTCGCCTACAAGTTTTTTAGGCTCTCCACCTCCTATAAAGAGGCCCTGACACCGTTGAGCTTTAAGGATGGTGTGATCGTTGAGGCATTGAATGCCAAGTATCTCCTGATTCCCATGATCATGTTCTCGCAGTTCTATCGACCGGAACTAGATGGTCATGGTCAGATAGTATTTCTCACTCTGGCGCTGGTTTCGCTGACGTTAACGACCAGTATGATCTGGATTGTAGGTGGTAAGACGCTGGCAATGCTGGTTTCAAAACGTGGTAATCAACAGATGCAGGGGCTCCTATTTGGATCACTGCTTACTATTACCGCGTTGTGGCTATTTGTGAGTGGTTAAGGCTCGTTAGGCATGGTTTAGTTGGTAGGTGTTTCGCGATCGCTGAATTATTCGCAATGAAAAAGGGAGGTGCAGATGCACCTCCCTTTTTTAATGAGCTAACGGTAAAACGTTAGTTCATCTTTACATCGGCCTTGGTACGAAGATCTTCGAGATAAGCCTTCAGTGCATTACGTTTCATGAGCTCAGTCAGCTGTGGTTTGACCTGCTCGAGGCTCGGTGGAGTCACATCACGGCTCTCTTCAAGCAGGATGACGTGCCAGCCGAACTGGGTCTTTACCGGAGTACTGCTGTACTTGCCTGTCTCCATCGCCTTGAGGGCATTTCCAAATGGCTCGACCATCTGTGAAGGGCTGACCCAGCCGAGGTCGCCGCCGTTGGCACCAGTTGGGCCGGTCGACTTCTCTTTAGCTAGTGCAGCAAAATCACCACCAGCGTCGAGCTGGGTGATGAGCTCTTTGGCGCTCTCTTCAGCCTCAACCAGGATGTGACGTGCCTTGTACTCCTGCTCCTTGGTGTTGAAGTGCTTCTCGTACTCTGCCTGTACTTCAGCATCGCTGAAGCTGACGGTCGCGAGCTGTTCTTTGAGCAGCGCGTTGGCAAGGATGCCGTCGCGACGGGTCTGGATCTGCGACTTGATCTCAGGGCGACTCTCAAAACCGAGCTTCTCAGCCTGCTGTACCAGCACCGTGTGGTTGATCAGGGCATCGGTGGCGGCCTCGCGCAGCATCGCAGGGTCCAGTTCGGACATGCCTGGCTGGCTGCCCATGCGCTTGGCCTGTGCATCGATCATGGCATCGGTAATCGCCATGCCGTTGACGGTTGCAACTGCAGCGGCAGTTTCGACCATGGCTGCGGTGGCAGCAGGCTTGGGTGCGCTCTCTGCGGTTTCACTCTTGTCGTTACAGCCAAAGAGCAGAGTGGCTGAGAGGGCTGCTGCTACCGCGAGAGCGGCTTTCCTGTTTTGCATCGGTAGGTTTCCTTGGTGGTTGTTGTCGTTTAATTAAATTTCTTCGGGGGCCTTGGCGTTGATGCTCAAGGCGTGAATCTCACTCTGCATTGCATCGCCGAGTGCGTCGTAGACCATACGATGACGTTCGATCAGGCTTTTGCCGGAAAAGTTCCCGGAGATGAGGGTGACGATGAAGTGGCCGCCACCGCCTTTGGCACCGGCGTGACCGGCGTGTTTGGCGCTCTCATCGATGATATCGATCTGAGTTGGGCTGAGTGCGGCATCGAGACGCTCGCGAATCATAGTGATGCGATCTGTACTCATTAGGGCAGTACCTTCTTGAAGGGTTTAACGGTGACCTTGGCGTAGACGCCTGCCTCGAGGTAGGGGTCGGCATCGGCCCATGCCTGTGCGGCCTCGAGTGATGCGAATTCGGCGACGACCAGACTGCCGCTGAATCCAGCCTCACCCGGCTCTTCGCTGTCGATGGCGGGGTGCGGGCCGGCGAGCAGCAGGCGTCCATCGGCCTTGAGTGCCTGCAGGCGCTCAAGGTGAGCGGGGCGGGTCTCGAGTCGTTTTGCCAGGGTGCCTTCGGCATCTTCACTGATAATGGCGTATAGCACTATTCGTTCTCCTCGCTGGGTTGTTCCTCATCGGGTGCATGGCGGGCCAGATAGAAGGCCTGTCCGATGACAAAGACAAAGGTGAGCCCCATCATGCCGAACAGCTTGAAGTCGACCCAGTCCTCCTCGGCGGTTTTGGCCGCTTCGCAAAGGGTGAGCAGACTGCCCTGCAGGGTGGTGGCGCAGGTGTCGAGGTCGACAGCTTCGCCGGCGGCCAGGTTGAGACTCAGCTCCGCCTGGAAGAAGAAATTGGCGACGTAGAGGTTTGCCAGACCCATCGCTACAAAAAAGATCACCCAGCTGAAGTTGAGTCGCGACCAGATGTTGGCGGGGATCTGAATCGCGTGGCCCATCATGCGCTCAACGATCGGTTTCTGACCGATGAACTGACTGCCGAGAAAGACCAGTGCAAAGAGCCAGTTAACCGCTGTCGGCTTCCACATGAAGAAGGCGCGGTCCTGAAAAATCAGCGTGGCACCACCGAGCACGACAATCAGCGCCATGGTGATCAGGTGCATCTTCTCGAAGCGACGGTGTTTGAGCCAGAAGAAGGCGACCTGGGCGACCGAGGCGGCGATGGCCACCGCGGTGGCTGTAAAGATCCCGTAGGTCTTGTAGGCGAGGAAGAAGAGCAGGATCGGGAAGAAATCGAAGAGAAATTTCATAGTTATCTTAAGTCACGCCCATCTTGGGCAAAGCGGCATTCTAACCCACTCTGGGGTGTGATACTCAACCTCTCGTCACGCTTTACGCACACCCGATACACAAGGTATAGGAGGGGCTTTTGCCAGGGGCATGGAGTACAATGCCCTGATGTCTCAACCCTACGATCTACACGCCCATTCAACTGCATCCGACGGCACCCTTTCGCCGACGGCGCTGGTGGCGCGTGCCCATGAGAAGGGTGTGAAGGTGTTGGCATTGACCGACCACGACAACACCGCTGGGATCGAAGAGGCGCGCATCGAGGCTAACAGGCTCGGTATTGAACTGGTTGCAGGCGCTGAGATCTCGGTCACCTGGGGCGCACAGGTGGTCCATATCGTCGCGCTTAACGTCGATATCGAGAATGCCGAACTGCAGACAGGATTGAATCGACTGTGTGATTTCCGCGAGTGGCGTGCCGAGGAGATCGGGCGCCGACTGGAGAAGGCGGGGATTGCCGGTGCCTATGAAGGTGCACGCCGTTTTGCCAAGGGACGCATCGTGGGTCGTACCCACTTTGGCCACTTTCTGATCGATGCGGGCCACGCCAAGGATATGCGCCAGGTCTTCAAACGCTATCTGGTGCGCAATAAACCGGGCCATGTATCTGGCGAATGGGCCGCAATCGATGAGGCAGTTGGCTGGATCAAGGCCGCCGGTGGTCAGTCAGTGATCGCCCACCCGGCGCGCTACTCCATGACGGCGACCAAACTGCGCCGTCTGTTTGGGGCGTTTAAGGAGTGTGGCGGTGATGCGCTTGAGGTGGTCTCCGGAAGCCACAGCGCCAGTGAAAATATCGTCATGGCGAGCCATGCCCGTGCCTTCGATCTACTCTCATCATCCGGCTCCGACTACCACGGACCGGAGACTCCCTGGACCGAACTGGGACGACTACCCGATCTGCCCAACGGCTGTGAGCCAATCTGGGCCGACTGGCACCCTGCCGAACGCGTCAGCAACGCCTGATTTTCCCCTTTTACCGAAGAATTATTAATGAGCCAGTTTTTTGCTATCCATGCCGATAACCCGCAACCGCGCCTGATCAATCAAGCAGTCGAGATCATTCGCGGTGGGGGATTGGTGGTCTATCCGACCGACTCCTGCTACGCACTCGGCTGCCATATCGGCGACAAACGCGCCCTCGATCGCATGCGTGCCCTGCGCAGCGTCGATGATAAACACAAGTTCACCCTGGTCTGTGGTGACCTCTCTGAAATCACCACCTACGCCAAGGTCGATAACATCGCCTACCGACTGATGAAGAGCCACACACCCGGCCCCTACACCTTCATCCTCAAGGCGACCCACGAGGTGCCACGCCGCCTGATGCACCCGAAGCGGCGTAATATCGGTATCCGCATTCCCGATAACGCCATCGCCCTGGCGCTCATCGAGGCGCTCGGCGAGCCGCTGCTCAGCACCACGCTGCTGCTGCCGGGTGAGGAGTTCCCGTTGACTGATCCCTATGAGATGCGTCAGATTCTGGAGCATCAGGTCGACCTGGTGATCGATGGGGGTTACTGCGATATCGAGCCGACCACCGTGGTCCACCTCGAGGAGGGCGATGTGCAGGTGACCCGTGTTGGTAAGGGTGACATCTCAGGGATGGAAGGGTAGCCCGTTATGGGTGCTCTGGCTGAACGGATATAATCGCGCGATGGAAGAACTCAACATGGTTCAGCGGGTTGCGGTATGGGCACTGCCGGTGCTGTTCGCAATTACCGTACACGAAGTGGCCCACGGCTGGATGGCTCGTCGTCTTGGCGATCCGACCGCGATGATGCTCGGTCGTCTAACGCTAAACCCGATCAAACATATCGATCCGGTGGGTACCGTGATCGTGCCGCTACTGCTGTTGATGCTGGGCGGTTTCATCTTCGGCTGGGCCAAACCGGTACCGGTGACCTGGCAGAATTTAAAACACCCGAAACGCGATATGGCGCTGGTGGCTGTTGCCGGACCGCTCTCTAATCTGCTGATGGCAATCTTCTGGGCTATCGTGATGAAGATCGGTCTGTCAGTTGGCGATAGTGTGGCCTGGATGGCGCTGCCGATGATCTATATGGGCGGAGCGGGGATCTTTATCAATACGATCTTGATGGTGCTGAATATGTTGCC harbors:
- a CDS encoding Hsp70 family protein; the protein is MGRRNMGICGFDFGTSNSTLGVIRGGFPALVDLENGKKPLRSAMFFNELDHSISFGEIAVENYLNHEEGRLLTSLKSVLGTSTMNASSVIFNQHKSFKEIIGFYVAHVKSIGESLVEAELSNVVVGRPVHFNDRDSKKDKAAENVLREVFVEQGFKDIEFQFEPIAAAKTFGHENTADKLAMIVDIGGGTSDFSIVRTGDDADGSSGDIVATAGIHIGGTDIDQVIALHKVMSKLGMGGTMISSSGKELPLPKSYFYDMTMWHLVSQLYSPGTVRKIKDTFRYACNMDEVTKFLQVIEKQDGHRVLASCESAKIDLVSHGEAQIDLEFVETGFSICLSHSDLKGLIIEKINSVLNEIKSMLKSVGLSGDEVDVIYYTGGTTKIDFIKNRIGALFRNARTVEGDAFGSVGTGLTYDAMEKFK
- a CDS encoding Gfo/Idh/MocA family oxidoreductase gives rise to the protein MTYGTFDMFHQGHLRLLKRAKALGDYLIVGVTDENYDRSRGKLNVIESTQKRVQAIEALDIVDKVIMEKHKKQKAEDMVKYDVDIFAIGDDWEGVFDYLNEYTHVEYLPRTKGISSTLLRRDNFDLIKLGVVGLGRDTKAFIDEAKHVPNLKVNRIYSPDLPALKKFTQNNESIRYGHDNYDEFLDTSIVAVYIDTALEKHYPLIKKALIAKKHVLCENPLALNKSELIELLSLAKKERVLLLSALKTAFLPAFNQLLTELNKGIIGDVKEVRATRTSLYKEKDYPDTFMAQGATNILSSYPSLLVNKILGESKDITFFDQGNEGYDVSNLIISKHKGGAVGISNVATGIKSEGDAVISGTKGYVYIPAPWWLTKQFHVRFEDENKSQTFKYEFDGCGLRYMIAEFASLIQRGKRKSSMLSPKDMIGINRVLLEYNERKFKELGKA
- a CDS encoding pyridoxal-phosphate-dependent aminotransferase family protein, yielding MIFEDYAIFTPGPVKMSEEILQVGAKQTPYFRNSEFSDVTFACENGLLDMVNAPEGSKVIFLTASGTAGMESAVMNLLHKDDNALVVNGGGFGARFVDICATHEIPHTNFKVNNTNLTDIERLAPDDNYTALVVNAHETSVGHLYDLDAMGDYAIKNEMLYIVDAISMLVTDPLDMQQSNIDVVIASSQKGLALPPGLTMVVLSPNALENLQDINSLYFNYKDYLVNGERGQTPYTPAVTIMLQLQARLNQISRRGGVEQSIASAKEVANYFRESIKALPLKEYTPYMPNAMTTLTPTDGKSAMDIVNALEENYKVMVCPNGGAERDVVFRVSHMGEMTKEYTDILIDALHEYYAVVRA
- a CDS encoding LicD family protein, which codes for MIDPQVLRKAQLIMLDMLIEFDAICKKHQLQYWLDSGTLLGAVRHQGFIPWDDDIDLSMPIEDYNEFLKIAESELSSDIFLQTSITDKNFKFDYIKLRSNKARIVEFHEQESDVNYHQGVFVDIFPMLAIENTEENKDYYDRTLKAIRELSATSLHTPDGKDDPLTRATLASSLKQMHQGWEYDHSKVIYSGEMPDVAAWFDIAEVFPLSTLEFEGLSFSAPKNADHYLDAIYSFDYRQLPPEDKRVIHAHSIELSP
- a CDS encoding SPOR domain-containing protein, with translation MPQQQTTNYDGQSQGDDNAEQTGLIAHESTQSVSTVIPFNEEITTAKNRLHLLLERLSEDSVELRRRLDLLEPRQVEAEQALRQHLAELETLTETTRAISSTLQTVEEGQGQLKEQTAAEFKELFLALEKIDHRVVALEPTPAKVRLLDEKLSRVDEQLNKSTEELFAQTNELGRRSDRNESYISDLKRRNYKLEEFTHHLSVASKRLGQSFSFRSRLFGAGLALVLLALLTLGYLFDQEHQLNELQQLHQASNQALIQTNREALTAQNENIKSIEQSINPSFDVNSSAITIAVHDSDWVLLQKPEQMTIELYGTRNKSEAFNYIRKVQSLLVEPVSYVKTELRGRDWYVVLYGIYATEVEGRAMMSVLPSVLRQQNPTVRQFGWIQQLL
- a CDS encoding GNAT family N-acetyltransferase, translated to MTLSVSPVIHQEIEVVRVEVEDFELIKSLYYSSDLYHYEQMPNEFRMPGDISEHCTLEGFNALYSSSDYVMLMARVDGDVCGIVSGSLIDQKSLIHKSRLVGYIDELSVAKPFRRIGVAQMLVAEIECYFQKLGAEEMVLSVYEFNDSALDLYAKLGYQSKLKKLSKSLS
- a CDS encoding LysE family translocator produces the protein MNLELVLLWFVTLLPIVISPGPANILYAASGSAFGVRGTVPFWLGTNITSVFQTLAVGFGLNYLITRFPGILDAIRYVGIAFLLYLAYKFFRLSTSYKEALTPLSFKDGVIVEALNAKYLLIPMIMFSQFYRPELDGHGQIVFLTLALVSLTLTTSMIWIVGGKTLAMLVSKRGNQQMQGLLFGSLLTITALWLFVSG
- a CDS encoding peptidylprolyl isomerase; amino-acid sequence: MQNRKAALAVAAALSATLLFGCNDKSETAESAPKPAATAAMVETAAAVATVNGMAITDAMIDAQAKRMGSQPGMSELDPAMLREAATDALINHTVLVQQAEKLGFESRPEIKSQIQTRRDGILANALLKEQLATVSFSDAEVQAEYEKHFNTKEQEYKARHILVEAEESAKELITQLDAGGDFAALAKEKSTGPTGANGGDLGWVSPSQMVEPFGNALKAMETGKYSSTPVKTQFGWHVILLEESRDVTPPSLEQVKPQLTELMKRNALKAYLEDLRTKADVKMN
- a CDS encoding BolA family protein, whose product is MSTDRITMIRERLDAALSPTQIDIIDESAKHAGHAGAKGGGGHFIVTLISGNFSGKSLIERHRMVYDALGDAMQSEIHALSINAKAPEEI
- a CDS encoding YciI family protein, with translation MLYAIISEDAEGTLAKRLETRPAHLERLQALKADGRLLLAGPHPAIDSEEPGEAGFSGSLVVAEFASLEAAQAWADADPYLEAGVYAKVTVKPFKKVLP
- a CDS encoding septation protein A, with protein sequence MKFLFDFFPILLFFLAYKTYGIFTATAVAIAASVAQVAFFWLKHRRFEKMHLITMALIVVLGGATLIFQDRAFFMWKPTAVNWLFALVFLGSQFIGQKPIVERMMGHAIQIPANIWSRLNFSWVIFFVAMGLANLYVANFFFQAELSLNLAAGEAVDLDTCATTLQGSLLTLCEAAKTAEEDWVDFKLFGMMGLTFVFVIGQAFYLARHAPDEEQPSEENE